The sequence TTCACTCAAATGCATATTAACACTGCACAAGGCAATACAATTAAACAAATCATATTACTTCTCTTATTTTACAATTCAATAAATTTTAACATCTAAACTTACTTGTGATACATTCTCATCTGCCTCCAGCACAATCCCTGTTGATGACGCTATCAGCTCTTGTTCCCTTTCTTCACTGTGTGATACTTCCTCCACACGCACTGAATCTACAAGCTGGTTAGCATTACTTTCCGTTTCCTTTGGAGACTCTTCTTCTTCTGTAACATTTGCTGTACTTAAAACAGACGTGCTGTCTGTTTTCTGTCCATGTGCTACTTCATGTGCAGTCACTGTATTACTTATGTCTTGAGCAGCACAACTGTGATCACTTTCTGCCTTGTCCTTTAGGTGACTTAAAGTCTGTTGGGATTCTCCCGTTTCGTCCTTTACATCAATTTGTCCAGTAATCTTTGGCGACTCCCTTCCACTTTCATTTTCTGTGACTAATTTGCCATTTTTCTCACTGGTTTTTGCACTCTGTTTTTCTGCATCAGAGCTTTCTCTCTGGTCTTTATCCCACACAGCATCACTTGTGTTTTCGATGTCAGATCGGTTTTCCATGTCTAACTCATCTATTCTAATGCCATTGCTTACATTCACTTCATTTTCTTCAGTTTGCAACAAATTAACGCCATCACTGCTCACAGTTTCAATAGCTTCACCAATATCAAGCGCTCTTCCATCCATCACCCCATTCATTAGGAAATCAGACTGAACATCTGATCGTCTATTTCCTGGTTCTTTTGTACTAACAACTAGTATATTTTTCTCCACTGCCCGCATAAACTTGTCCACTCTGGTGTATTCTTTAGTAGGTGTCGTTAACAACTCGCATAATCTCTGAATAGTAAACGGTGCACTAGAGAAAGAATCTAGGCGTTCCAGTAAACTCGCCTTCATATTCTCGTAATTAAATGGTTCTACATTTGGGCAAGGTGTAAATTCGTTATTTGGGCACGTAGGACACGACTCGTAGAAATCTGTAATAACCTTTAAGAGTTTTTCTCGGAATAAACATTTCACAGCAGACCACTGATACACTGGGTCACCAGTTTTTGCGACGTATTCAAGATACTCTTCTAATTCTTTTGGTATCTCCTTGGGCTTCATTTTCGCGAAGTCTTCAAGTGATTGAAGCACCTCCTCCTGATTCTCCATCACCCGAAGATGCCGTTTCAACTTCACAACTTTAACGTGATGTCAACAAGCACTCACCACTTATCGACGCACACAGTCCAAATATGAGACTTCAGTTACACCAACATATGACTGacgaaacagaaaagaacaaaagaaaactacAACACACTGTTGTTTTCGTGGTGCTTTTTATCAGTGGACTTAAGCCCACTGCCAAAGAATAGAAGAATAGTTTTGAACTACCAACGTATAGGAAATGATTAGCACTTGAAACCATTGAAATGAAAGCGTGCCAgtttgtcagatattttatgtcatCAAGATGGCTGCGAGTGTTGCGTGTACAACAAGCATGGAAACTTGCTTGTTCAGACATAAACTTTGGATAAATAATGCATCTGAAAATAATTGAAACATATATCATTTGGGAACCACGTAATTCGTAGAGTTGCAAATGATGTGATTATTTAATGTTAACAGACTAGATTTttccgaaagtgaaaatattttgtatattcGGTTTTAGCGTAAGTGTGTACGATGTGACTGATATACCAATACGTTCATTTAACGTGTATAGTATTTTGCTGTGGACTATATATTGTGTTGCCAGTTCTTTAGTTTTTGATTAACAATACTGGCACTGTAAATCGAACGGAAACTAGGAGTTGCTTTAGGGCTGATCATTCACCGAGTGCGAAGAAAATTTACTTTCACTCATAGATTAGGAGGTTATTTTAAGGAAAAAGACATACAGCATAGTCGCACATCGTACTTAATTTGGTTATATTACCAAGACTTGTTATTGGTGTGACAGCCCTATATACGCCCTCTCTCGCAGCTACACGTATGAAATCTATTGCCACCCTTATTTCTCACCACACCACGTAAGCCTCCTATTCCAAGTTTACCCTATAATATTATAGTGCCCACAACTTTTAGCATAATACAGTAAAAGCGCTTCGTTcacaacataaaaacatttttaacaTACAACAAATTGTTTTACGTCTTTTTTATTCATTTAAATAACGTGTAAATGTTTTACCATGTTTATTTTAAAATACTTCTAACCAAATAGCAACAAACGTCCTAATGAATGACGAAATACAATGGAAAAATTACTGTAATATACCATGTAAAGATATGTTACATTTGAAAGTTTCAGCATCATTAACCCCATTTTGCCAACTTTGCTAGTGGGACAGTGATCGCAAATAATTTGTAAATACTTGTAGACATGTTACAAGAGCATCCAAAAGTAAGCATTTAAAAGTTTTCCTTTTTCCAAAATAGTTGTCAAAAGTACAATAGGAATATGTCCTGTCAGTTGCAGAATAGAAATTCATAAAACCTACATAAGACAATTTCCTGGAAAGAGGAGAGGAGTAAAGTATTTTGTGTCGCCGCAGTTTTGCACAGACTGATTTCGGATGCAAGTGATTAAGCTCATCTCAAGGATGTTCAATTGGGTTCAAATCAGGACTTGGAGCAGGCCACTGTAGAAGATACATCAGACTTTCTGTGAACTTCAGCGCAAGGTCTTATTTTGTTGAAAACATGCAAATACTCAAAAATATCACTGTCTGGGAAGCACATTGTtacttaaactttttttttctttaatacttGCATTAAGTTTGCTATTACTCAAAATTAAGAATGCCCTGTATCCAAAGGAGGAGAGGGGCCATAGACCATCACTCTAGTTAGTAAATTTGTCGTCCTCTTGTCTTTACTGTTCTGTGACTAATCATTTAGAGAAGGGCTTGATTACATTAACaaagtcagagaagccagcttacaataaggtcatatcttataatgaataaaaaaaatggacaCTACTGTGTGCCTAACTCATCCTGGAAATGTGCTTGCAATAAACTACAACTCAAATTTGTGAATGTGATTAAAATAATAACATGAAGTCTAAACACAGTGGCTTTAATGTCCGTTGAGATCCTCAGTATGCTTCCATTGAGTTCTAGCACCCTCACTCAGTTATTGACAGTTCATAACATTCACAAGTCACTGCATTAATTAGtcttccattttttaaataaaaacaacagtggtTGCCGTTAGAGTAAACACCATAGGCCTACCTAAAAGTGACCAGGCTTTGCATTATCACACCTGTTACTGAAATGCTGATGAACTGTTCAATTTTGCCACTAATAACCTCACTTACCTCACGTTCCTTTGCTTATAAACCTCATTAACTTTACCCTTTGAAGATAAATCTTTTGTTTTTTCTCAGCCCCTGATCTTAACTGCATAATTCCAGAAGATTATGGCTGgtagaatgaagaagaagaaggggtgagagagagagagggaggagaaggtcCTACAAAGAGTGGCACATTTTGTCTTCAAGATAATTTAGTCAAATTaatgatgaatataatagagggaaacattccacgtgggaaaaatatatctaaaaacaaagttgatttgacttaccaaacaaaagtgctggcaggtcgatagatacacaaacacaaaattcaagctttcgcaaccaactgttgcttcttcaggaaagagggaaggagaatgaaagacgaaaggatgtgggttttaagggagagggtaaggcgtcattccaatcccgggaggggaaagacttaccttaagggaaaaaaaggacaggtatacattcgcacacacacatatccatccgcacatacacagatgtaAAGCGTAGTTTATATGAAACACTAGGCTTGCATACATTTATTATTCTGATATCCCTTTTTTTGTAATCTGGAAGTTTTTATAGTTGCACAAACATCACCCCCATATTTAAGATAAGAATGAAAGTAGATGTAAGAAAAACTTCTTATTGTTTTCTCTCCACAACAGCATATCCACGTGCAGAGTAGGTGGCATCTTTGTCAATTTTGCATTCAAATAAGCTATGTGCTTATTTCATTATAAATTGATTTTTATTTGCACACACATGTTGTTTTAGCCAGGTTGTTAACACAATACTTTTACATTGCATAAGTAGGCCTACATTGtattcctggtatacaataatgaaTTTTGTATGCTACTAAACTTTCCCTGTTACTGTTTTCCATAATCTTTGGTGTTTTGCCACAGTTGGATCAGGTTTTTAAATTGAGTGACACTTTTTGGGAATGGACTAAGCATATCTCCTTGTAATTTGCTCCACTCTCTTACTCCTCTACCAACATAAGATATTTACCTGTATTGTTATTGCACGATTTCACACATCTTGTACTGATGGCCTTTCATTTTCTTATGGATCCATTCTTTTCACAAACCATCATTCAATATATGTTTGGTAAATTCCCACAGGTATACCTCTTACCTTTCTTTAGAAGTATTTGTAGTagttttaacaatattatgaaaaggaaagttgctactcaccatatagtggagatgctgagccacagataggcacaacaagaagactgtcacaaataaagcttttggctattaaggcctttgtcaacaatagttgtagacacacacacacacacaggtggggTGGGAGAGGGATAGTATGAAGAGGGTAGCAGACAGTGGAGTgttgcaggttagatggagggcaggggagggtggggggtgggcggaagtagcagaaaagtagagaagtaaaaagactgagtgtgatggtggaatgacaacTGTGTAGGAAagtggctggatgggtgaggacactgactaacaaaggttgaggccaggggggttatgggaacataggatgtattgcagggaaagttcccacctgtgcagttcagaaaagctggtggaaaggatccatatgtcacaagctgtgaagcagtcattgaaatgaaggatgtcatgtttggcagcatgttcagcaacaggttggtcaacttgtttcttggccacaatttgttagtggccattcatgcggacagacaacttgttggtcatcatgcccacatagaatgcagcacagttgttgcagcttagcttgtagatcacaactggtttcacaggtagccctgcctttgataggatagatcatgtttgtgaccagactggagaaggtggtgttgggaagatgtatggaacaggtcttgcatctaggtctattacaggggtatgagccatgaggtaaagaaTTGGGAACATGGATTGTGTAGGATGGACGAATATATTGTGTAGGTATGGTGGACGGCAGGATAGcactgggggggaggggagggagaggtgggaagggtagcgggcaggacatttctcatttcagaacaTGGCGAAAGACagttgaaaccctggcggagaatgtaattcaattgctgcgttcctgggtggtactgagttacgaggggaatgctcctatgTGGCTGGAtgatgggactttgggaggtggtgggaaactggaaagataaggcacaggagatttgtttttgtccaAGGTTGGAatgataattacggtcagtgaaggcatcAGTGAGGCCTTCGTTATATTTAGAGAGGgaccactcatcactgcagatgcaatgagtatgagtggctaggctgtatggaagggacttcttggatggaacgggtggcagctgtcgaagtggaggtgctGCTGGCGGTTAGTAGGCTTGATATAGATGGAGGTACTGATCTAGCCATTTTTGAGGCAGAGGAGAACATGTAGGAAGATggcgaccaggtgaagcaaataggggagaagttgttgaggttctggaggaatgtggatatggTGTCCTCACTCTCAATCCCGATTGCAAAGATGtcacaatgaatctgaaccagctgAGGGGCttgggattctgggtttttaggaaggattcctgtagaGGCCCATGAGTAGCAATCCCGATTGCAAAGATGtcacaatgaatctgaaccagctgAGGGGCttgggattctgggtttttaggaaggattcctctagaggcCCATGAGTAGTTTGGCATAGCATGGTGCCATGTCGGTTATCAGCCataccccggatttgtttgtaggtaatgccttcaaaggagaagtgattgtgggtgaggatatagttggtcaaggTGACTAGGAAGGAGTTTGTTGGCTTGGAATCCGTCGAGTATTGGGAAAGGTACCGTTCAATAGCAATAAGGCCATGGTCGTGATGAATGTTAAGTGTAAaggaaggtggcatcaatagtgacgagcagggcaccgtgtggtaaagggacaggaactatggagagttggtggagaaaatggttggtatcttttatataggagggtaggttgcaggtaataggttgaaggtgttggtttaTGAGAGCAAAAATTATTCCAGTGGGGCCATAGTAACTGGCCGCAATGTGTGGACTAAAAGAAGCATGTAAAATGTAGATGTGTGAGAAATGGTatgggtgagtagagagatggactctggggagaggttctgggatggactAAGGATTTGAGTAGGTACTGGAGATACTGCTGGATCTCTGGAATGggttcactgtggcaaggtttgtaggtggaagtatctgaaagctggcagagtccttctgccaagtAATCCTTGCAGATTAAAAAAACAGCGGTGAAGCCTTTGTCcataggtaggattataaggtcgggattggtttttagatggtggactgcagttctttctgcagatgtaagtttTGTGGgatttggagaatgatggtgaggcaaggtttgaggttaagaaattctggaaagttaacagggggtgatttgggggcagtggttgtggatcacggttggatggaggagtgtatTGGGTTAGGCAGGATTCATTATTGGTCTTTGGTTGGGTCCGATTGGTAGGGTTgttggtgaaaaagtgtttccactgtagggatcgggagaaggagagaaggtgttTAACAAgtgctgcatgattgaatttgggagtggggcaaaaggttaggcctttggaaaggactgatatttctgtggggcaaaggcttctttaggaaaggttcatgactgtgttacaggtctgtttaggttctgtatTCTGTGTGACGTTGGgaaggagttttggagggtggggtttgtcagctatgaggagaTGTGGGGGAGATTAGGAGGTGGTTGTAGAGGtgatggacagtggtactccaaggaaGGATTAGGAAGTGAGCAGCATGGGGAGCTTTTTGCTGTGGCATTGTGGATGTTGCCCAAGtttctggagggcaagagtttcagtatTTGTtacgggttccaggaatttgggattgcatagcaggagaattttgcagatggagagagGGTACTGTAATgaggtttgggcttggttgatatggttttgcagggctATGTTGGTGAGGGCCAAGGACTGGCaaaatctgaacaggtggaggtcatttcggaaggaggggtggcagccagAGATAGGTAATTaaatggtaaggccatttgggaggattccatgagccaagcaacaatgcaggaactgtATGTGGTACTTGgccctggctagggataaggaaacttttctctaTTGATCCATattgaaggagcaaggatccatgctgGGCGAAGAAATATGAAAAATCGCCTAACTAATGTGGAATTATGTGCGATAAATTTTGCAGAAATACACCCAAATACATGCAAAAATTCACAAAAAGGATGCAAATGGGGAAAACAAGATGGAATCTGAGGAAGTTGACGATAGCGAAAGACGAAAATCCACTAAATTGGCGAGGTGCCACAAGGATCAAAGTAAAGAATACTGTGGGTAGCAGGTCTAAgggtggataagtgtgaagaagggggatggcagatgtgactggatgaTGTGGAATTAATCGGTGCGAACTGGGATAGAATGGCGAAAGAGGTGGGGGGGTTCGTAGTTTGAGATATAAGATCATGTGGCACTGGAAAGGTGCAGAAAATAGCTTGCACAAATACAGGAGATTGATGCAGGGAGTGTGATTAActggaaaatatattattaattatatCAGCAGGAGTAATGTGAGAAATAAAATGCTGCTGCAACAATCAACGTGGTCTTATAGCCGTCTGTTGCGTGCAGCCGAGACGGTTGATACAGTAAGTAGAGCGTGCAGTGCAGTTTGTAGGcgacaagagaaacacaggaaagtagAGAAAAAAGGACTCACATTGAGTATAGTGATGCAAAAGAAAATGGTAACAAATGAAGACAGTACTGGGTTAGGATCAAAGAAAAGCTGTCAGGCAGTTTTATTCACCCACAGATTTCTTTTACAGGGTTATTGGGCATGtgttggtattacaatttaagatcaACATCAAAAAGTAATTCACATGTACGGAAATCTGCGTACAGTACCTACAAGTCTAGTACAGCAAGGATTGGACAGGTAGTGGGCTGTGGCCTCATAGTAGGAACCgtgccagcatttgcctgaagtacttTAGGGAAgcaacagaaaatctaaatcaggatggtagaATGAAGATTGGAGGCTTCACCCTCCAGAATACAAAGCCAGTCTCCCCATGATGTGAGACTTTCCACATCTCATTTGGTGGCACCATCTACTCTTCTGTAATCTCCCGTTATACAGGGAGGCTCAGGACGAATGGTCAGTACTCAGAAACATGACAGGGAtgattattagaagcaaaaaaagtctaataaacatgagctctaaaaggcATACATTAGGAACTAAGAGCAGTTCTTCATCTTCGaatctgtgaaacaaatctcttctactgcaagtgtgTTTTTTGGAAGGAGATAGtgtggagagagggggggaaaaaaaaaaaaaaaagaaaaaaaaacaggtccAGTAAAATGAGTCATAAAATGCATACCTAAGAGTTATGAGAAGTTATTCAGTAGCAGACACTTGTTTTACACTAACAAAGGTGAAAAAGTGATTATAACTCTTAAATTGTGCACTTCAGAGCCCAATGtgtactggacttttttttctgtGCTACCTTGTCTGAAAatgcggaaagcaaagagcttgctgtagaaaatatttgtttcactctattggagatgaagaaatgctcatagctcttaaggtatgcattttaaagccctttTTTCTAGACTTTTTTGTTCTGGCTGAGCATTCCTGTTGTATCTGAAAACTGTCCAGTACTCCTTGGACACTATGTATAGCTGACTACCCTCTGTTGTACTCTCTCTGCTGGGGTCACAGATCTCTCTAGCATACTCCAACTGGTAAGAGTCATGTAGACTCTCTCATTTGTACCAATGCTTGCACCCTTCAGAACACTCATTAACATGTGCAGAGACTTACATACCTTGTTTGTGTGATTATGTTCTGAGAAATGAATAATTTTAGTGAGACTGCTTCTATTTGCTGCATATTATCAGATGATTTTTCAGTGCACAACTGCTtcattattttacctatatttctgCAGTTGTTCCTGACTTTTCCCCTTTTTGCAGAATTGTTTTATCATTACTAAGATTGACAATTGTATGAGCATTCATGTTCAGGTAGGCTGATAACATATAGCAGAATGAGAAGGAATCCCATTACTGGTTCTTGGCCCATACagtatttaatttaattacatCTTGACAAACTGTACGCAAGTTTATTAAGGTTTTTCATTATCCTACATGATACTGTTTGTTTGCAATTACTGTGGAATGAGCTGATCCAACTGTTGGACATGTCTCaaatgccaaactgttcaaacttggGCAATATGATCTTATATTGTCTGCTGGGAATATGTTATAGATTTTGAcatcagaatgttgttgttgttgtggtcttcagtcctgagactggtttgatgcagctctccatgctgctctatcctgtgcaagcttcttcttctcccagtacctactgctgcctacattcttctgaatgtgcttagtgtactcatctcttggtctccctctacgatttttactctccatgttaCCCTtcggtactaaattggtggtcccttgatgcctcagaacatatcctaccaactgatcccttcttctagttaagttgtgccacaaactcctcttctccccaattctattcaatacctcctcattagatatatgatctacccatctaatcttcagcattcttctgtagcttcacatttctaaagcttctattctcttctggtctaaactatttatcgtccacatttcacttccatacatggctacactccatacaaattctttcagaaatgacttcctaccacttaaatcaatactcgatgttaacaaatttctcttcttcagaaacgctttccttgccattgccagtctacattttatatcctctctacttcgaccatcatcagttattttgctccccaaatagcaaaactcctttactactctaagtgtctcatttcctaatctaattccctcagcatcacctgacttaattcgactacattccattatcctcgttttgcttttgttgatgttcatcttataacctcttttcaggacactgtccattccgttcagctgcttctccaagtcctttgctgtttctgacaggattacaatgtcatcaaagtttttatttcttctccatttaatttaatacctgctccgaacttttttttttttgtttcctttactgctttctcactacacagattgaataacatcggggagaggctacaaccctgtctcactcccttcccaaccactgcttccctttcatgtccctcgactcttataactgccatctggtttctgtacaaattgtaaatagcctttcgctccctgtattttacccctgccaccttcagaatttgaaagagagtattccaatcaacattgtcaaaagctttctataagtctacaaatgctagaaacgtaggtttgcctttccttaatctttcttctaagataagtcgtagagtcagtattgcctcacgtgttccaacatttctacggaattcaaactgatcttccctgaggtccgcttctaccagtttttccattcgtgtgtaaagaatttgtattagtattttgcagctgtgacttattaaattgatagtttggtaattttcacatctgtcaacacctgtttgctttgggattggaattgttatattcttcttgaagtctgaggaaatttcgcctgtctcatacatcttgctcaccagatggtatagttttgtcaggactggctctcccaaggctgtcagtggttctaatgg is a genomic window of Schistocerca gregaria isolate iqSchGreg1 chromosome 9, iqSchGreg1.2, whole genome shotgun sequence containing:
- the LOC126292310 gene encoding serine/threonine-protein phosphatase 4 regulatory subunit 2-like, encoding MENQEEVLQSLEDFAKMKPKEIPKELEEYLEYVAKTGDPVYQWSAVKCLFREKLLKVITDFYESCPTCPNNEFTPCPNVEPFNYENMKASLLERLDSFSSAPFTIQRLCELLTTPTKEYTRVDKFMRAVEKNILVVSTKEPGNRRSDVQSDFLMNGVMDGRALDIGEAIETVSSDGVNLLQTEENEVNVSNGIRIDELDMENRSDIENTSDAVWDKDQRESSDAEKQSAKTSEKNGKLVTENESGRESPKITGQIDVKDETGESQQTLSHLKDKAESDHSCAAQDISNTVTAHEVAHGQKTDSTSVLSTANVTEEEESPKETESNANQLVDSVRVEEVSHSEEREQELIASSTGIVLEADENVSQVSAVPEDEDDVLSNESYSPTQPVETLVPSPPAVVISEIGVDEGEEVGDEGSATVVVSPAVPQGDSATPGAAVEEVVIATSVTGSAPDQVFRETAVVEELGAAPLSTQQEVVPPAETPVVEELENAMVSEVEETVENVKVLAVEEMQPLPLQSSPLQQQQQPPQQPPSCDESMEVDEQLQLQEEMSMDGDEPMDQTEEMTGVVTEVDS